ATACCGGTGTTATATGTAGTCACCGTGCTCAGATGCTCAAGGCTACTGAACGCCACATTTCTGCAATCTCACAGGGGAATGCATATAAAAAGACGTTCGTgaggttgtttttcttttctttttttacatatttacgCAATTCCTAATCGAAATGCCGCAGTGTTTGCCCCTGACTCCAGGCGACAGACCCCCAGGAATCTGCTGTTATGTCTTTCCCTCTCACCCCTTCTCCTCACATCCAGTTGTTTGTCTGCAGAGCCACAGACTTTGAGGGCATTTATCACTTGGAATCAGCACTGTCATCAGCAGTAATCCTGGTTTTGAGCAAatagcctgttttttttttgtcggcTCTGTTAGTAATGACTGAGTACCAGCCTTGTGGCAACTCAGCACGAAATGGACACAAACACCTCGCGTGATTGTGCAATGTTGGCCCTGTTTATGTTATTGCTGTCTGACATTGTTgcataaagaaaatacagagaCATTAACCTGGATATTTGGGAGCATGCTAGTGTAACAAGCTGACGCGATTACGTGAGGTTcaatttcatgttcttttttcagtttcataacAGTACAAGGCTTTGGGTGAAGGTTAAAGTATTCTCAATGTATTCACAAAAATATGTCTTGGCTGtgtttttacaactttttgGGGTAGTTACAGGTTCAGGTCAGAAACATGCACAACTTGAACATTCGTGCACAGTAATAGTTACATAGGCAAACTGTTGCAGTTTGCAGCACATGCTGTTTTTTGGTTGTAATTAAAGTTCAACttaaacaaaaagcagcacaacATGTAATATGttatagaaaacaaaacctTCTGTATATGCATTAAAACTATATGTCACATCAGTTCTATTTTGAGACCAAGGAATATTGGGCTTTCCTGGGAATTGAAGGCTGTTGCTATCATTCCAAAGACAGAGGTCCTTTTGTCAATAATGTCTCATTCTCAAAGTCACTCTGAAGTCATTGTGGCTCACAAGCATTCCAGAGATTTCAGGATGTGGTCTACTATGGGCAGCAGGAGCTGCCTGGAGCAGCAGAGATGCTGGGTTAGAACTTGTTAATGCCTGCATTTGCCAGGAGCACAGGCTGTAGAATACAGATGGACCATCCTCTAGCATTTCCTAGCTGCATCCTGTCTCTGTCCACACCTGCTTTAGAGAAATAATGCTGTTCTTTCACATTCTGTCACTCTCATCTGTCATTTCATTATAAACAATAGGATCTTTGTAACTCTTAAAATGTTGGAAATTGATGTTACCGGTATGCTGCAGGAGAAAAAGCATGTGAGAAAATAGATCAGGAAAGGGAGGGGGATAGCCTAACGTACTGTGGACTAAGATGcccttttatttgatttgacatTTATTATGTGCACAGCTgcaaaagaaactgaaatgtgAGTAGAAACTGACAGAAGTGTTGCTTATGACTCTTTCTGGTTTCAGTTTAAATTTCAAAGGTTGAGCAAACAGCTGCCTGCACTGCATTCCTGATGTACGCAGCATAAGGTGAAAAACATGTCATTACACCATTTATTCCAGTCTGCAGGCCACAGTCAGTAAGCAGTCTCTAAATTTAGATACTTTTAGATTATGTGACACATTGTGGCTGATGACTTGAACTACCACTCCTACAGTCTGTAAGTCTGTGAGTGTTAAGTAATATTAAGGccaggtggaaaacaaagtGGATGTGGAGATCTACTGAGACTTATGATTTTTATGAATTAAAGCTGCTGTTTGCATTCAGTATCATCTCTTGCTTGGGGAATGCACAATATGCTTTGCAAAGTTGCATGTGGGAGAGGTTGGGAGGTCCATTCCTGGCAATGTCATACTGTTCCAGAGAAGGGTGGGGTCAAGTACGTTGTGTTCATTGTTTCTGAATTCTGTCAGTCTGTGgcacattttctgttcattGGATCAGCTCTTTCTGTTTATCTAGGATTTGCTGCAAGTCAGAAACGCATAATGTGATATGCGTGTCTGTGGTATGCAGATGTACCTACTATGACATGTGTGTCTACATCCACCTTAATGCATAACTGGGAGATATCAGTTATCCCAGTGTGACTTAATTAGTGGAAAGTGTGTCCTTTCAAAGTTTTTAGCCTCCCCCCTTtcctctctaaaaaaaaaaactatttagttTGGACATTGTGAGCAAGTGGGCTCACCAACCAGCTGTGTACTATTCAACTGTGGGCCTCCCAGGCCACGTGTCACAACTTTACAATAGTGTGCCCCTTCCTGGTACAATGGTGTGGATGGCTGCTGTCAAAGGTCAGGCCTCCCTGACTCTGGCAGCCCTTGGGATCACTGCTTCAGTCGCTGTACAGAAAAGAGTCCcgattttgtgctttttattatGCACTGCTTTTGGGCTCTAGCATTCCACTTGCCTTTATTGAAGCCCCAATGAGCCATAAGATGAGCCTTTGAGAGCAGCCAGACACCATCTGCAGTGATAATTTACTAGTGGCAGCCAGGAAGGGACAGCTTGTAGAGCATAGTGTGACAATGGTTAACTGCAGGGCATGCAGGCCACTAACTTTCTTTGGTCAGCCTGCAAGTAGGTTTAGGAAAATAGCCAAGAATTCTAAAAAGAAATTAGTGCAGCTTTCCCTGCAGCAGTACAATCTGTGCTTCAAGTGTCTCACGGcaaccaaacaaacaaccaGCAGTAATGGCGTCATCGGTTCCGCTGTCATTCCTGAGTAATAGAGTCATGCTCTTCACTGTGAGgaagtgtcattttaaaacttgaTCTTGTTCCCTCTCACATGTACAACTATTTCTGTCCTCAGACACTCTGTATCTTTTCATGCTTATTTGCACATGTGATTAGAATTTAATCATACATGTGATACAGTGGGAGGTTGATGACATTTACTACTACTTTTCTTTATCCAGTTTTGATTTGTGCGTGCATTTGTGCAGTGAATtgtctgctgttgttgtgctaAATGTCTTATTGTGATAAACACAAGATTGGTTACTGTGCATTCTTGTCCCTGCATACTGAAAGGATCACTGTGGTGTACTGCTCCTGCAGAACAGGCCCCTTCACAATATCCCATACGAGACACTCATAAAGGCACCAGTGTTCTTTCATACAAGTTTGGATACTGTCAAGTATAAGATGGTTGCAAGGTGACAAACTCTATTCCATAAAGTCTTGCAACTGAAATTGAATTGCATTCGCAATCACAGGACATGCAGCAGGTGTCTGTCAGCCTTGCGTGTAGTACCACagctgctgtgtgcatgtgtgtagagTTTCTGGAGGGGGCAGATGGGCAATACAAGTCAGGACTGTGTCGCTCTCTGTGTAGCTTCTTGAAAAGCTTGAGCGAGTGATTTCCAGATCTTACCCCCCCTCCCCTAACTTTCACAGCCATTCCCTAGTGAAAGCAATACTTCCTTGCCCCTTTCAACTCTGCACAGATGTCAACAGGCACGTGCTGGGGAATGCCTTTCAGTCCAATGATCGATGAAGGGACACATGGTGATCAGCATATAGAACACCCATTTTCAttcccctcctcctttctctttttgtttttgttggtggGGTCAGACTTTTGAACTCTTCTCTTTAATCCTATTAAAAATCCCTCTGAAAGGCATTAGGGAACAAAGCTCTGACATTGTAATCTGGAAAGGCGTGCCGCCGGCACTCTccgttttcttttccttttttcccagAAGGAAGAACTCAAGTGATTATAGTGTTTCATTCCTGCAGAACTGAATGCAGCGTTTTCTACTATGGCCTTTCATTATCTGAAATTCACTGTCAGAACGTGGTTAAGCAGCCATGATGTCCACATCATTATTGCTCAGGATTTActataataacataaaaatggTGCTGCTTTATGTTAGCACTGTGTTTGCATATGGTGTGTTAGCTTCTGTACACTTTGGATGAGTGAGTCTCAGTGCTCAGTGAAGTCTTGACTTGTGCTTTTGTAGTTGTAACTTTGTAGACAGTGTTAATGAAGGTTACTATTTCTCCCTTGCTGGTTGAGCCATTATGTTTACTTAGACCAAGAGATGGTGCCAGTGGAGAACTCACAGCTTATTATCTTGTGTCTGGACGGCTGTGGTCAAAGAGTATTGCTgctgtacatttgagaagcagCCATTTAGGCTCCAAAAGACAGACAACTCGTCAGCCTGCTGTAGGAAGCAGCAGACAACAACTCTAGTTGCAGTTAGGCAACTGTATTCTGTGGCATTGCAggagatttttctgttttgggtAGAAATAACCCAGCGTGATTTTTATAGGTTTCCTTTTGAAAAGATATGATTGGAATAGCTAACACCAAAGCGTTTTGtgtaaatgtcataaaatgttgGCAGGCAGGCCAGGCCAGTGGAAGATGAATCCCAAAAGAACTCTGAAGCTGATGAATCCTGGGACACTCCCAGCGAGGAAGAGGACCCTCTGTTTGGCACATCACCACCTTATACCTCACGTCAGATAAAACGCATGTCTGGCAAACATCAAAGAAACAGCCAGGGAAGGAGTGTTTGTCAGTCTACACACAAGGGTACATAAATTACAAATTGACTTGATTTAAAATTTGTACTGTATAGAATTCATCACTTTTATCTTTTTGCATGATTTGTGTACTGATTGACAGTCTGTATTTCCTGTGTTCATTTCAGCAGACCTTAGCCCATCTGCCTCAAGAGAAAGTCTTAGGCCGGTAGAGACCTCTGAGCAGCACAGCTACAAGCAGGGCAAGAAACAGAGGGCCACACAGCGCTCAACAGAAAGAGCCCACAAGAAAACCTTTGAAGGCTCTTTCATGCTTGATCCACTATCAAAGCCGAGTTCTTTCAGTAACTTCAGCATGGATCCTAGGAAGCATTACTTAAGCTTGGGCTGCAGCAGCGGCAAACTTCCTGTCTCTATgccacatatggccaggacgcACCGCCAGACCTCCAGGACAGACTGTCCCGCAGACCGTCTCAAGTTCTTTGAAACTCTGCGACTGCTACTTAAGCTTACGTCCATGTCCTcaaagaggaaggagaaggagcAAAGAGGCCTGGAGAACATGCCCTACATGGGTCACAACAATGAGGTCATTTGGTTGGAGCTGCAGGCTTGGCATGCTCGACGCACCACCAATGACCAAgacctttttcttttcactgccCGTCAGGCTATCCCTGAAATCATCAATGTGGTGCTGCAGTTTAAGGTCAACTATGAAAGCCTTAGGGAGGGCCGGTTGGACCATCAGAGTGTATCGGATGTAGTCTGTGTAGAGGAGAGGGATCCTGCTGTAGCAGAGACCAATCACTGTGGAGTAGATACTTGGGGTTTTAGTGCCTGCCCCTCAACTACAATGAATGCAGCAGAGCCTCTTGGCTCTGGTTCTGATTGCAGAGAACATCTCCAGCATCAGCGCCTGGCATTTGAGCAAGTCAAGCGAGTTATGGAGTTGCTTGAGTCAGTAGAAGCTTTGTACCCTTCATTGCATTCGCTGCAAAGGGACTATGAAAAGTATGCAGCACGAGATTTCCAGGGCAGGGTGCAGGCACTCTGTCTGTGGCTCAACATCACCCAAGACCTCAACCAAAAGCTGCGTGTTATGGCCACTGTCCTAGGCCTCCATGATTTATCTCGTATCGGGTGGCCTGTCTTTGAGATCCCTTCACCTCGCTGCTCCCGTGGCAATGAAGAAGATGAGAATGAGGATGAGGCAAATGACTCGACAGCCACTTTTACAGCTGAAAGTGAAGGAGAGGACAGAGATGTCAAGGAGGAAGAAAGATTGGAACCTGTAGCAGAGGGAGAGTTATCTCCCTCCTTGACTCCTAAACTTGCCCGATTGTTGTCAGAAGATGAGTTTCTGCCTACAGCTACTGCAGGAAGTGCCGATGCGGCCACGAGAGGGGGAGTATTCTGCCCCACAGCTATCTACAGACCATTTGTGGATAAAGCTCTCAAACAGATGGGGCTGCGTAAACTCATCCTCAGGCTGCACAAGCTGATGGACCGGTCCCTTCAGAGGTCCAGAGCAGCACTGCTCCGCCACACTCCTACACTGGAGgtgatgttttaatttattgtactGCAAAACTAATGATTACCATTTTATCTTAAACAatctaaatgcaaaaaaaaatagatgagaTGAAACTATGTAGTAATGCGTAAGTACAATAAAAACTAAGGTGCAAATATTTATAAAGATACTGCTTTAAGATTTCTGCCATAATTGGTGAACTAATAAATTAATCCATTCATTAATTGCAAAACTAGTTAATTAAAAGATAGCATTTTTGGCTCGTGGACATTGTGACagataatagaaaaaaatatcaatgaAGCCTTTAATCCCTCAATAAAAGCCATGCATTACATGTTTCAAACACAATATGAATGGTTTGCTTCTTAGACAAGCACAACTAGGTTTTGCCTGGACTTCTGTTGGAACATTTTCTTGTAtgcaataaaattatattatcagatttttttttaattttttttttttggcaaactgATTCCACCTTCAGGTTCATTAAAGTAGTGAAAGTACCTGAAGCACACAGTGTGCTCAATATTGTAACTACATGCAGCATTCTCCATTCACCTGAAAAGGGCCATAGTGTAGAAAAAGAGAGAGCCTTGTATTTAAAGCAAATTGATCGTCACAAATTTCTCAAGCAAGAATTCAGGGATTGAAAGATAGATTTATCAGATGTACAAGAAATATCTTTACCGAGCTCCtatgtttgtgttaatttttcTATTACATTAAGTGTCATGTGCCAGTTATGACGCACTGGATAGCAGTCATGACTGCAATGTGCGGTAAAGTGTAAAGCACTCAAACTGCTAATTGTGATGTTTGCTGGGCCAGTGTTTATAATTTAATTGTATGCATTTGAAAGAGTTCTCACAGATAAAAGCCAAGGGCAATAAAGAGGAGAGGAGTGTTTTTGAGTATATTGTAGTGGTTGAAGAGCTCTTCTAGATAATGGTGTGATATTAACGTTAATTGAAGCATTTTAGCGGTGTTCACTCCCTTCCATcttgcaaatataaaacaataaatgtaaatgtgtcatttggTGTAGAGAACCAGGAGCATTCAAgcaaacagtttaaaatgaattttcttAAATGGAATAAGATCGCTTATAAAATATGCTGAACTAACATCCCTGGAATTACCCTTCACTTGCAGTTTGCAGACTTTCCAGATCCTATGCTGTATAGCGATTACCTGCCAGAGCTGTCGCGCCGTGTGTCCTGCAGTGGTTCAGCTCATCCTGAGCTCGGAGCAGACCAGGTTTCCTGGGAGGATTTGCTGGACATGGACCTCCCATCCTTCCGACCAGCATTCCTTGTGCTGTGCAGAGTCCTACTCAATGTCATTCACGAATGCCTTAAATTGCGACTTGAACAGAGGCCTGCTGGAGAACCTTCACTCCTCAGTATCAAACAGGCAAGCAACTGTTGAGCttgttatatatttaattattaattgttGCAttcgggtttttttttctcaaaaaaaaatgtggataaAAAAATGGACACAAAGTTGGCTAGTGGAAATAAATCTTTCTTCTTTAGTGTACTGGCCAGCACTAACCATGCTGTGCTGCTTGTGCTCTGCAGTTGGTACGTGAGTGCAAAGAGGTTCTTAAAGGTGGCCTTCTAATGAAGCAGTATTATCAGTTCATGCTGCGAGATGTGGTGACTGATGCTCAGGGCCTGCAGACGAATGCCAATATTGACGAGTTTGAAGAGGATCTTCACAAGATGCTGGTGGTAAGACTCCCATGTTCCACTTGGCTTCACTTAGGGCATTTAAACTCAGTACCTCTGAGAAGAGGGTATAGTCATTGtaatagaaagaaaaatgcttttgcaGGTTTACTTTGACTACATGCACAGTTGGATCCAGATGTTGCAGCAACTGCCTCAGGCCTCTCACAGCTTAAAGAACTTGTTGGAGGAGGAGTGGCACTTTACTAAGGTTATCACTCCTTATATCCGTGGAGGGGAGGCCCAGTCTGGGAAGCTGTTTTGGTGAGTGGAGCTGCAGTCTGTCTATTTTGTGGCAAGTTAAAACTCAAGTTTATTGTTCCTTTTTATGAGATTTAAACCTTACTGAAAGACATTTGTAATTTTAGTGAAGAGTTCATTAATCATGGGTTTTTAACTGACTGAACTCTTTGCAGTGATATTGCTGGGATGCTGCTTAAATCAACTGGAGAGTTCCTTGAATCTGGCTTGCAAAAAAGTGGTAATGAATTCTGGGAAAGTGCAGATGACAGCACAGCCTCAGATGAGATCAGGTAAGAGAATATAATGACTTGGATTTCTGCTTATATGTCAGGActaattttttgtctttaaagagGTGTTTTAATCTTTGAACCTTCTAAATTCTTCCAGACGGTCAGTGATTGAGACTAGTCGTTCACTTAAAGAGTTATTCCACGAGGCCAGGGAGCGAGCATCCAAGGCTCTTGGCTTTGCCAAAATGCTTCGCAAGGTAAGAAACAGCAGTaaaggaattttaaaaaaagccactgCAGCACTGACAGTGCAGTTTATGTGTGACCCTGTTTTTTCTACTTGCTAAAGAACTGGGGCTGTATGTTCTGACACACACGTGGTTTGCTTCCCTCTCTACAGGACTTAGAGGTCGCTGCAAATTTCAGTATCACTAATGGGGTGTCCTGCTTCCTGGAGGCACTAAAGGAGAGACAATATGTGAAGGTGTGTCTACTTTTCTGAACGTCTTGCACATTCCTGGCCTTGCCTTTTTGTCCTCAGGTCATTTATGTTCCATTGTTTTACCTTCTCCTTTTGTACCCAGGTTCAGATTCCAGGTTTGGAGGAGTTGCAGGTCTTTGTCCCCTGTGGTTTAATGGATCAGCACACACTCATCCTGCAGCTTCTCAATGCTGCTGCTGGCAAAGACTGCTCCAAAGAGCCGGATGATCTTCCAGAGGATGAGGCCTACCTGCTCATGAGTAAACACGGAGCAGGGGACTCCTCCACAGATTCTGACTGGGCTAAGTGGGACGGACAGCTACTCAAACTGGTTCCCCAGATGGAAACAGTCGACACTTTAAGGGCTATGAAggtatttgttgttatttaattcagtctgtgtgtgtgtgtgcacgcttgggtacgtgtgtgtgcatgcgtgtgttttgtttatgagCGTTCCACTGGACCGATTTGCTTTCAGGTGGAGAACGTGCTCTTGATAGTGATGCAGTCAGCTCACCTGGTGGCCCAACGAAAGGCTTTCCAGCAGTCCATGGAGGATGTACTCACTCTCATCCGGGAGCAAACATCTAGTCAGCCTCTCATCGCCAGTGCCCTAGAGGAGCTGAAGGTATTTACATAACAACGCACTTTGACGTCTAACTGGCTAAAATGCTGGTTCATTTTGTGCCAATGTAAAGACACATGCATGCTAGCGTTTTACTTTCCAATCTCTATGTAACTGCAGCTGCTCTCAGAGTTAATTTACAATCTATTAActtaacctttaaaaaaataataataataaaaaaataaggccTTTATTTGTCCAGAAGGTACTGGCTGAAATTTCTGTTAGAGTCAAAGCCACAATACCACTGGTAATTTCTCATGTGGATGCTACCAGTTTTCCATGTATAATCCTTTTACTGATCGATGTTAATTTGAAGGTTTACACAGAATCTTTCTAATGTAAACTAACAATGAAACACAGCTCTTTGATTTGCTTTCTTCTTCCAATCTTTTGCTCGTCTACCCCAGGATGAGGCACTCCAGCTATGCATTAAAATCAGCACTGCCATTGACAGAGTGGAGTACATGTTCACCACAGAGTTTgaggcagaggtggaggagtCTGAGTCAGCCACTCTTAATCAGTACTACAGGGAGGCAATGATACAGGGCTACAATTTTGCCTTTGAGGTAAGAACCCGCAGGGTTTTCTAGGTATGAATGTGAGGCATCTAATCTGTCCCTACTACTCTACTCTGTCCCTCTGTACCTTCTACTCACATTTACCTGGTCGGAGCATGTCAAAGAAAAGTCTATTTCCAGAAAATCTAGAGAGTAATGGTGACTGTAATGGGGCTTTTATGGGTCCTACTTTGCAAAGGGACTAAACTGAAGTATTGAATTAAGTATGACTGAAGGGAGTTGACAGTTATCCTATATCTGCTCAtgtgtgctgttttttcttgttttgttctattttgcTTTGCAGTACCACAAGGAAGTAGTTCGTCTGATGTCAGGGGAGTTCAGGCAGAGGATTGGGGAACGCTACATAGCTTTTGCACGCAAATGGATGAACTATGTCCTTACCAAATGTGAGAGCGGAAGGGGCACCAAGCCCAGGTAAGGCTTTATATTGTATCAGTTGAGCACTCGTATAAATTACTAAATCTTCATTTATTCCTCTATTTTATTCGGTTGAGTGCAGAATTTTCCAGCTTGTGTTGTGCTCCTAGGGCTGCACTTTAGGGATGCTTCTTGCTGTCTTGCTAAAAACCAGAGTTGAAGTCAGACATTAAACCTTACTAAGCAACAAGCCATCCTATGAATGTAATTAATCTTGgcttaaaaacacaatgttccCCTGTAAACAAACTGCAGAGTTGCAGTGGACTAATTGACTgactgaaaagttttttttctttcttacagtATAAGTTATTAGTGAAGGGGGGGCGGGACTATTCCTCATGCTTTGATGTGTAACAAGCTGCCATGGCAACGTTGTTGCTTTAAGGATATTTCATGCAACACAGCTGCAATAGTAGACGAAACAAAAGTAGCCGCAGTGATTATAGAGCTTGAGTcagatttgtattatttaaaactgtacttaagGACTTGGATATTAAAATCTGTTCTATGATTTATTACAGTAGTGACAGTTGAAATTTGCTCAAATGCTActtggaaaaacagaaatgaatagCAAAACCAGGTCTTAATCATTTCAAGTttgtatttcaaattttgaGCTTGGATTTCCTGAAATCCTACAGGTGGGCAACTCAGGGATTTGATTTTCTCCAGGCTATTGAACCTGCCTTTATATCAGCCTTACCAGAGGAGGACTTCCTGGTAAAGTGAcctgttttcttatttttgttgtttcctgcAAGTTGTAAAACAGTCACTTTGGAATACTTTGCATTTATTATCTTCTAACTGTAAATTTGCCTTTCTTTCTGCAGAATTTACAAGCTCTGATGAATGAATGCATTGGTCATGTTATTGGAAAGCCTCATAGCCCAGTCACTGGCCTGTATATA
The nucleotide sequence above comes from Channa argus isolate prfri chromosome 1, Channa argus male v1.0, whole genome shotgun sequence. Encoded proteins:
- the map3k4 gene encoding mitogen-activated protein kinase kinase kinase 4 isoform X8, encoding MSGKHQRNSQGRSVCQSTHKADLSPSASRESLRPVETSEQHSYKQGKKQRATQRSTERAHKKTFEGSFMLDPLSKPSSFSNFSMDPRKHYLSLGCSSGKLPVSMPHMARTHRQTSRTDCPADRLKFFETLRLLLKLTSMSSKRKEKEQRGLENMPYMGHNNEVIWLELQAWHARRTTNDQDLFLFTARQAIPEIINVVLQFKVNYESLREGRLDHQSVSDVVCVEERDPAVAETNHCGVDTWGFSACPSTTMNAAEPLGSGSDCREHLQHQRLAFEQVKRVMELLESVEALYPSLHSLQRDYEKYAARDFQGRVQALCLWLNITQDLNQKLRVMATVLGLHDLSRIGWPVFEIPSPRCSRGNEEDENEDEANDSTATFTAESEGEDRDVKEEERLEPVAEGELSPSLTPKLARLLSEDEFLPTATAGSADAATRGGVFCPTAIYRPFVDKALKQMGLRKLILRLHKLMDRSLQRSRAALLRHTPTLEFADFPDPMLYSDYLPELSRRVSCSGSAHPELGADQVSWEDLLDMDLPSFRPAFLVLCRVLLNVIHECLKLRLEQRPAGEPSLLSIKQLVRECKEVLKGGLLMKQYYQFMLRDVVTDAQGLQTNANIDEFEEDLHKMLVVYFDYMHSWIQMLQQLPQASHSLKNLLEEEWHFTKVITPYIRGGEAQSGKLFCDIAGMLLKSTGEFLESGLQKSGNEFWESADDSTASDEIRRSVIETSRSLKELFHEARERASKALGFAKMLRKDLEVAANFSITNGVSCFLEALKERQYVKVQIPGLEELQVFVPCGLMDQHTLILQLLNAAAGKDCSKEPDDLPEDEAYLLMSKHGAGDSSTDSDWAKWDGQLLKLVPQMETVDTLRAMKVENVLLIVMQSAHLVAQRKAFQQSMEDVLTLIREQTSSQPLIASALEELKDEALQLCIKISTAIDRVEYMFTTEFEAEVEESESATLNQYYREAMIQGYNFAFEYHKEVVRLMSGEFRQRIGERYIAFARKWMNYVLTKCESGRGTKPRWATQGFDFLQAIEPAFISALPEEDFLNLQALMNECIGHVIGKPHSPVTGLYIPTRNSPRPLKVPRCHSDPPNPNLFIPNTEGFSSRSLPCDLRNHLLPNGPRPIPQGPGEHSHTKAPGSTPNDVRGSSFHENDRLSSVAAELNFKSLSRHSSPTEDREEPSYPKADPNSAARRSWELPTFSSQSKGDIAEQIDTAARQSAMEAVRRSIRKFEEKRYAMMKQRNIIGQVCHTPKSYDNVMHVGLRKVTFKWQRGNKIGEGQYGKVYTCINVDTGELMAMKEIRFQPNDHKTIKETADELKIFEGIKHPNLVRYFGVELHREEMYIFMEYCDEGTLEEVSRLGLQEHVIRLYSKQITTAINVLHEHGIVHRDIKGANIFLTSSGLIKLGDFGCSVKLRNNTHTMPGEVNSTLGTAAYMAPEVITRAKGEGHGRAADIWSLGCVLIEMVTGKRPWHEYEHNFQIMYKVGMGHKPPIPEKLSTEGKDFLCHCLESEPKRRWTASMLLDHPFVKVCTDEE
- the map3k4 gene encoding mitogen-activated protein kinase kinase kinase 4 isoform X3, encoding MEPPDRNKPSRQARPVEDESQKNSEADESWDTPSEEEDPLFGTSPPYTSRQIKRMSGKHQRNSQGRSVCQSTHKADLSPSASRESLRPVETSEQHSYKQGKKQRATQRSTERAHKKTFEGSFMLDPLSKPSSFSNFSMDPRKHYLSLGCSSGKLPVSMPHMARTHRQTSRTDCPADRLKFFETLRLLLKLTSMSSKRKEKEQRGLENMPYMGHNNEVIWLELQAWHARRTTNDQDLFLFTARQAIPEIINVVLQFKVNYESLREGRLDHQSVSDVVCVEERDPAVAETNHCGVDTWGFSACPSTTMNAAEPLGSGSDCREHLQHQRLAFEQVKRVMELLESVEALYPSLHSLQRDYEKYAARDFQGRVQALCLWLNITQDLNQKLRVMATVLGLHDLSRIGWPVFEIPSPRCSRGNEEDENEDEANDSTATFTAESEGEDRDVKEEERLEPVAEGELSPSLTPKLARLLSEDEFLPTATAGSADAATRGGVFCPTAIYRPFVDKALKQMGLRKLILRLHKLMDRSLQRSRAALLRHTPTLEFADFPDPMLYSDYLPELSRRVSCSGSAHPELGADQVSWEDLLDMDLPSFRPAFLVLCRVLLNVIHECLKLRLEQRPAGEPSLLSIKQLVRECKEVLKGGLLMKQYYQFMLRDVVTDAQGLQTNANIDEFEEDLHKMLVVYFDYMHSWIQMLQQLPQASHSLKNLLEEEWHFTKVITPYIRGGEAQSGKLFCDIAGMLLKSTGEFLESGLQKSGNEFWESADDSTASDEIRRSVIETSRSLKELFHEARERASKALGFAKMLRKDLEVAANFSITNGVSCFLEALKERQYVKVQIPGLEELQVFVPCGLMDQHTLILQLLNAAAGKDCSKEPDDLPEDEAYLLMSKHGAGDSSTDSDWAKWDGQLLKLVPQMETVDTLRAMKVENVLLIVMQSAHLVAQRKAFQQSMEDVLTLIREQTSSQPLIASALEELKDEALQLCIKISTAIDRVEYMFTTEFEAEVEESESATLNQYYREAMIQGYNFAFEYHKEVVRLMSGEFRQRIGERYIAFARKWMNYVLTKCESGRGTKPRWATQGFDFLQAIEPAFISALPEEDFLNLQALMNECIGHVIGKPHSPVTGLYIPTRNSPRPLKVPRCHSDPPNPNLFIPNTEGFSSRSLPCDLRNHLLPNGPRPIPQGPGEHSHTKAPGSTPNDVRGSSFHENDRLSSVAAELNFKSLSRHSSPTEDREEPSYPKADPNSAARRSWELPTFSSQSKDTAARQSAMEAVRRSIRKFEEKRYAMMKQRNIIGQVCHTPKSYDNVMHVGLRKVTFKWQRGNKIGEGQYGKVYTCINVDTGELMAMKEIRFQPNDHKTIKETADELKIFEGIKHPNLVRYFGVELHREEMYIFMEYCDEGTLEEVSRLGLQEHVIRLYSKQITTAINVLHEHGIVHRDIKGANIFLTSSGLIKLGDFGCSVKLRNNTHTMPGEVNSTLGTAAYMAPEVITRAKGEGHGRAADIWSLGCVLIEMVTGKRPWHEYEHNFQIMYKVGMGHKPPIPEKLSTEGKDFLCHCLESEPKRRWTASMLLDHPFVKVCTDEE